A genomic region of Salinibacter pepae contains the following coding sequences:
- the trpD gene encoding anthranilate phosphoribosyltransferase, whose product MNTLLQTIADGDPLSRPEAEEAMATMMSGSARDEHTAALLMGLRTRGETLDELVGFTKTMREFAVSVETDDPQTIDLCGTGGDGASTFNISTTASFIAAGAGATVAKHGNRSVSSQSGSADVLEALGVQIDLEKEGVEHCLHEAGIAFLFAPFFHPAMRHVMPVRKALGVRTFFNILGPLCNPAGVTRQIVGAFDTSTAQTMVRILAELDADHVVTLHADDGLDEVSISASTTLFEYDASDQNPVPRSHEVGPESHDLDRASISTLEGGTAQHNASILRNILSGEDQGPRRDVALLNAAYALHVSGQYADLDACLEAAAESIDSGAALDALNTLASVSKKAKSE is encoded by the coding sequence GTGAACACCCTGCTTCAAACCATCGCCGACGGCGATCCGCTCTCCCGCCCGGAGGCCGAAGAGGCCATGGCCACGATGATGAGCGGTTCTGCGCGGGACGAGCACACCGCCGCCCTGTTGATGGGCCTGCGCACCCGGGGCGAGACGCTGGACGAGCTGGTCGGGTTCACGAAAACCATGCGGGAGTTTGCCGTCTCGGTGGAGACCGACGACCCCCAGACCATCGACCTTTGCGGCACCGGGGGCGACGGGGCCAGCACCTTCAACATCTCCACCACCGCCTCCTTCATTGCGGCGGGCGCCGGGGCGACCGTGGCCAAGCACGGCAACCGCTCGGTCTCGTCCCAGTCCGGCTCCGCCGACGTCCTGGAGGCCCTCGGCGTACAGATCGACCTCGAAAAGGAGGGCGTGGAGCACTGCCTCCACGAGGCCGGAATCGCGTTCCTGTTCGCCCCCTTCTTCCACCCCGCCATGCGGCACGTCATGCCGGTGCGCAAGGCGCTCGGGGTCCGGACCTTCTTCAACATCCTCGGCCCCCTCTGCAACCCGGCCGGCGTCACCCGACAGATCGTGGGCGCCTTCGACACGAGCACGGCCCAGACGATGGTGCGCATCCTCGCCGAGCTCGACGCCGACCACGTCGTCACGCTGCACGCCGATGATGGGCTGGACGAGGTCAGCATCTCCGCCTCCACCACGCTCTTCGAGTACGACGCCTCCGACCAGAACCCGGTCCCGCGGAGTCACGAGGTGGGGCCGGAGAGCCACGACCTGGATCGGGCCTCCATATCCACCCTCGAAGGCGGTACCGCTCAGCACAACGCCTCCATCCTCCGCAACATCCTGTCCGGGGAGGACCAAGGGCCCCGCCGCGACGTCGCGCTGTTGAACGCCGCCTATGCGCTCCACGTCAGCGGCCAGTACGCCGACCTCGACGCCTGCCTGGAGGCCGCCGCGGAGAGCATCGACTCGGGCGCCGCGCTCGACGCCCTCAACACCCTCGCAAGCGTGTCGAAGAAGGCCAAGTCCGAGTAA
- the trpC gene encoding indole-3-glycerol phosphate synthase TrpC — translation MSILDDIIDDTRELVEQRKQETPASELKERPFYDEREPLSLAEALKERGLSFIAEVKKASPSKGVIREPFDPAAIAQQYAEHDAAAISVLTEPLHFEGGLEHMAWIRAHVPETPLLRKDFIIDPYQLVEARAVGADAVLLIATALDPGLLAELHAAATELGLSCLVEVYEEEDLDKIDWEQVSVLGVNNRDLHTFEVDLDNSLRIFDQTPKGIGRVAESGLSDPETLVRLRKAGVNGVLIGEHLMRAEHPGEALARLRAEGKKIAAQQAG, via the coding sequence GTGAGCATCCTGGACGACATTATCGACGACACCCGCGAGCTCGTGGAGCAGCGGAAACAAGAAACCCCAGCCTCGGAGCTCAAGGAGCGTCCGTTCTACGACGAGCGGGAGCCCCTCTCCCTCGCGGAGGCCCTGAAAGAGCGGGGCCTCTCGTTCATCGCGGAGGTCAAAAAGGCCTCTCCCTCCAAGGGCGTCATCCGGGAGCCGTTCGATCCCGCCGCCATCGCTCAGCAGTACGCCGAGCACGACGCCGCCGCGATCAGTGTGCTTACGGAGCCGCTCCACTTTGAGGGGGGCCTGGAGCACATGGCCTGGATCCGTGCCCACGTGCCCGAGACGCCGCTGCTGCGAAAAGACTTTATCATCGACCCGTACCAGCTGGTGGAGGCGCGGGCCGTGGGGGCCGACGCGGTTTTGCTCATCGCGACGGCCCTCGACCCCGGCCTGCTCGCCGAGCTGCACGCCGCCGCCACCGAGCTCGGGCTCTCCTGCCTCGTGGAGGTGTACGAGGAGGAGGACCTCGACAAGATCGATTGGGAGCAGGTGAGCGTCCTGGGGGTGAACAACCGAGACCTCCACACCTTCGAGGTCGACCTCGACAACTCGCTCCGCATCTTCGACCAAACCCCGAAGGGGATCGGGCGCGTGGCCGAAAGCGGGCTGAGCGACCCCGAGACGCTCGTGCGCCTCCGCAAGGCCGGCGTCAACGGCGTCCTGATCGGCGAGCACCTGATGCGTGCGGAGCATCCCGGCGAGGCGCTCGCTCGGCTCCGCGCCGAGGGCAAGAAGATCGCCGCTCAGCAGGCCGGCTAA
- a CDS encoding phosphoribosylanthranilate isomerase, producing MGVELKVCGITELEDARYLAGAGADYLGFVQHEESARYAPPALASDIIEWVHGPAPVGVFVNDGADTINEAVDTAGFEIAQLHGQEPAHVVERVDCPVIKAIHVRHDAAPNQLRALFERYEDGVEYFLLDTHDSSVWGGTGESFNWRLARELAEDYPVFLAGGLTADNVARALETMRPFAVDLSSSLESAPGQKSFEKIDTFMDAFQAAAAELEEAETHDP from the coding sequence ATGGGAGTTGAGCTAAAAGTTTGCGGCATCACAGAACTCGAAGACGCACGCTACCTGGCAGGCGCCGGGGCCGACTACCTCGGCTTCGTCCAACACGAGGAGAGCGCCCGCTACGCCCCTCCGGCCCTCGCCAGCGATATTATCGAATGGGTGCACGGCCCGGCCCCGGTTGGGGTGTTCGTGAACGACGGCGCCGACACGATCAACGAGGCCGTGGACACCGCCGGCTTCGAGATTGCCCAGCTCCACGGGCAGGAGCCCGCCCACGTCGTGGAGCGCGTCGACTGCCCCGTGATCAAGGCGATTCACGTGCGGCACGACGCGGCCCCGAACCAGCTCCGGGCCCTCTTCGAACGCTACGAAGACGGGGTCGAGTATTTTCTGCTGGACACCCACGATTCGAGCGTGTGGGGCGGCACCGGCGAGTCGTTCAACTGGCGCCTTGCCCGCGAGCTGGCGGAGGACTATCCGGTCTTCCTGGCCGGTGGGCTCACCGCCGACAACGTGGCCCGGGCGCTCGAAACGATGCGCCCGTTCGCCGTCGACTTGTCCAGCAGCCTGGAGTCCGCCCCCGGACAGAAGAGCTTCGAGAAGATCGACACGTTCATGGATGCGTTCCAGGCCGCGGCGGCCGAGTTGGAAGAAGCCGAAACGCATGACCCCTGA
- the trpB gene encoding tryptophan synthase subunit beta has protein sequence MSSPATTSRADTLPDTDGHFGSYGGAFVPETLTPVLEELKAAYETYKDDPDFQADLRALLREYAGRPTPLSYCDRLTERIGGARIYAKREDLCHTGAHKINNTLGQILLATRMGKERIIAETGAGQHGVATATVCAKFGVDCVIYMGAEDMERQRLNVERMELLGAEVRAATSGSQTLKEATNEAIRDWVSNPDDTFYIIGSVVGPHPYPMMVRNFHRVIGTETRRQLREETGRETPDAIAACVGGGSNAIGIFHPFLDDPEVQLHGTEAAGGGLDGDHAATLAEGSPGVLHGAMSYLLQDDTGQVSLAHSLSAGLDYPGVGPEHAHLRDEGRVSYHPVTDDEALDGVELLSQTEGIIPALETAHAVALLPELARTLAEERGEDAVLVFNCSGRGDKDMQTIAAHR, from the coding sequence ATGTCCTCTCCCGCTACCACGTCTCGCGCGGACACCCTCCCTGATACCGACGGCCACTTCGGCTCGTACGGGGGAGCGTTCGTGCCGGAGACCCTAACCCCTGTACTGGAGGAGCTGAAGGCCGCCTACGAGACGTATAAGGACGACCCGGACTTCCAGGCCGACCTCCGTGCCCTCCTCCGTGAATACGCCGGGCGGCCCACCCCCCTCTCCTACTGCGACCGCCTGACCGAACGGATCGGCGGGGCCCGCATCTATGCGAAGCGGGAGGACCTCTGCCACACCGGGGCCCACAAAATTAACAACACGCTCGGCCAGATCCTGCTGGCGACGCGCATGGGTAAGGAGCGCATCATCGCCGAAACCGGGGCCGGGCAGCACGGGGTGGCCACCGCCACGGTCTGCGCCAAGTTCGGCGTCGACTGCGTGATTTATATGGGGGCGGAGGACATGGAACGCCAGCGCCTCAACGTGGAGCGCATGGAGCTGCTGGGCGCGGAGGTTCGGGCGGCGACCTCGGGCAGCCAAACCCTGAAGGAGGCCACCAACGAGGCCATCCGGGACTGGGTGTCCAACCCGGACGACACGTTCTACATCATCGGCTCCGTCGTGGGCCCGCACCCGTACCCCATGATGGTGCGCAACTTTCACCGGGTGATCGGCACCGAGACGCGCCGCCAGCTCCGTGAGGAGACCGGCCGGGAGACGCCGGACGCCATCGCGGCCTGCGTGGGGGGCGGCTCCAACGCCATCGGCATCTTCCATCCGTTCCTCGACGACCCCGAGGTGCAACTGCACGGGACAGAGGCGGCGGGCGGCGGCCTCGACGGCGACCACGCGGCCACCCTTGCCGAGGGGTCGCCGGGCGTCCTGCATGGGGCGATGAGCTACCTCCTGCAGGACGACACCGGTCAGGTGAGCCTCGCCCACTCGCTTTCCGCCGGCCTCGACTACCCCGGCGTGGGGCCCGAGCACGCCCACCTGCGCGACGAGGGGCGCGTCTCCTACCACCCGGTGACCGACGACGAGGCCCTGGACGGGGTGGAGCTTCTCTCCCAAACGGAAGGCATCATTCCGGCGCTCGAGACGGCGCACGCCGTCGCCCTCCTGCCCGAGCTGGCGCGCACCCTGGCCGAGGAGCGCGGGGAGGACGCCGTGCTCGTCTTTAACTGCTCCGGCCGGGGCGACAAGGACATGCAGACCATCGCCGCACACCGGTAG
- the trpA gene encoding tryptophan synthase subunit alpha, whose protein sequence is MSRLDETFDALGPDEKAMGLFLTDGFPNPDATVPLLHAIDRGGADFIELGMPFSDPLAEGRPIQRASAQALSHGVTLADTLQTVEAFRADSETPLLLMGYVNPVFKYGIDAFCRDAAAAGVDGLILPDLPPQESDALCDAAAAHGLELVFLIAPNTSDERIRVVDERATGFVYAVSVTGLTGSDLAETPSVDEYLMHARDVVARNPLLVGFGIKTHDDAMELSRHTDGFIVGSALINRVEALWDAPERPTADRLDKVEGFARHLKSGTPVPIPQPNPA, encoded by the coding sequence ATGTCGCGACTCGACGAGACGTTCGATGCCCTCGGCCCCGACGAAAAGGCCATGGGGCTCTTCCTCACGGACGGGTTTCCGAATCCCGACGCGACCGTCCCCCTACTCCACGCGATTGATCGCGGGGGGGCCGACTTCATTGAGCTGGGCATGCCCTTCAGCGATCCGCTGGCCGAGGGGCGTCCCATTCAGCGAGCCAGCGCCCAGGCCCTCTCCCACGGAGTCACGCTGGCCGACACCCTCCAGACCGTCGAGGCATTCCGGGCGGACAGCGAGACGCCCCTCCTGCTGATGGGCTACGTCAACCCGGTCTTCAAGTACGGGATCGACGCTTTTTGTCGGGACGCGGCGGCGGCCGGCGTCGACGGCCTCATCCTGCCGGACCTGCCCCCGCAGGAGAGCGACGCGCTCTGCGACGCGGCCGCCGCCCACGGCCTGGAGCTGGTCTTCCTGATTGCCCCCAACACCTCCGACGAGCGGATTCGAGTCGTCGACGAGCGGGCCACGGGCTTCGTCTACGCCGTGAGCGTGACCGGCCTCACAGGCAGCGACCTGGCCGAGACGCCGAGCGTGGACGAGTATCTGATGCACGCCCGAGACGTTGTGGCTCGGAACCCCCTCCTCGTCGGCTTTGGCATCAAGACCCACGACGACGCAATGGAGCTGAGCCGGCACACCGACGGCTTCATTGTCGGCTCCGCCCTCATCAACCGCGTTGAGGCCCTTTGGGACGCCCCGGAGCGGCCGACGGCGGACCGCCTCGACAAGGTGGAGGGGTTTGCCCGCCACCTCAAGTCGGGGACGCCGGTCCCCATCCCTCAACCCAACCCGGCATGA
- a CDS encoding DUF4837 family protein: protein MRRTLVVPDALLLGTLLAGLLLLSGCEGDYRPRAVGPIGEITVVMDSSHWTGPSGEALRAHVTPWVETLPVSERSFQLRHLELTDERTYERVQDLKNVIIAAPLSDSTNETSFLRRRLSDEAEQAILDGQTAVVPKPNLWRRSQRIYYVAAASPDALAETFQSQGTQIRDTFTEATLQRMDRNMYEDDRRSALEDTLMQRHGFAVNMQSDFQIAVDTTTGSEGFVWLRRLLAQTRREFFVYYVEDVSPDQITPEWIYNTRDSLTRRHLRGNVRGFAKIDYRRPLETEQRSFLDRYAYDSRGLWYMVAPFGGGNELRPVGGGGPFVNYTFYDQATDRVYMLDGSIFAPDNDKIDLLRQMEVMARTFRTAEGSRSPDASPTAAK from the coding sequence ATGCGCCGCACTCTTGTCGTTCCCGATGCCCTCCTGCTCGGGACGCTGCTCGCCGGTCTGCTCCTCTTGTCCGGATGTGAGGGCGACTACCGCCCCCGTGCCGTGGGGCCCATCGGCGAAATCACCGTCGTCATGGACAGCTCGCACTGGACGGGCCCCAGCGGCGAGGCGCTGCGCGCACACGTCACGCCCTGGGTCGAAACCCTCCCGGTGTCGGAGCGCTCTTTTCAGCTGCGCCACCTGGAGTTGACGGACGAACGCACGTACGAGCGCGTTCAGGACCTGAAAAACGTCATCATCGCGGCGCCCCTCAGCGACTCGACGAACGAGACGTCATTTCTGCGGCGGCGTCTTTCGGACGAGGCGGAGCAGGCCATCCTGGACGGCCAGACCGCCGTCGTCCCCAAGCCGAACTTGTGGCGCCGCAGCCAGCGCATCTACTACGTCGCAGCGGCCAGCCCGGACGCGCTCGCCGAGACGTTCCAGAGCCAGGGGACGCAGATCCGAGACACGTTCACGGAGGCGACGCTCCAACGCATGGACCGGAATATGTACGAGGACGATCGCCGGTCGGCGCTCGAGGACACCCTCATGCAGCGCCACGGCTTTGCCGTGAACATGCAGTCGGACTTTCAGATTGCCGTCGACACCACGACCGGATCGGAAGGGTTCGTCTGGCTGCGGCGTCTTCTCGCCCAGACGCGACGCGAGTTCTTCGTCTACTACGTTGAGGACGTCAGTCCCGACCAGATCACCCCCGAGTGGATCTACAACACCCGCGACTCGCTCACGCGTCGCCATCTACGGGGCAACGTCCGGGGGTTTGCAAAGATCGACTACCGGCGCCCCCTGGAGACCGAACAGCGCTCGTTTCTGGACCGGTACGCGTACGACTCGCGGGGCCTCTGGTACATGGTCGCCCCGTTCGGTGGGGGCAACGAGCTTCGCCCCGTCGGGGGTGGGGGGCCGTTCGTAAACTACACGTTCTACGACCAGGCCACGGATCGGGTGTACATGCTGGACGGGTCGATCTTTGCCCCCGACAACGACAAGATCGACCTCCTCCGGCAGATGGAGGTCATGGCCCGTACCTTCCGCACCGCGGAAGGAAGCCGCTCGCCGGATGCGTCGCCGACCGCCGCAAAGTAA
- a CDS encoding DUF4296 domain-containing protein codes for MPTVSSLLRSVPPRRWGMVGAAIGLGLMVGCSGFSAGDTPLPDTTFTRVLTELHMASSRQSRDVATPPGLRDSILARYDVEPSEFEATLRHYTRRPDRFEAMYQTVIDTLQALRRPDRRRPDSRSIPDSLKDRSRKASDAP; via the coding sequence ATGCCCACGGTCTCCTCTCTTCTCCGCTCGGTCCCTCCTCGTCGGTGGGGCATGGTCGGGGCCGCCATCGGTCTCGGATTAATGGTGGGATGCTCGGGGTTCTCGGCCGGCGACACGCCGCTTCCGGACACCACGTTCACGCGCGTGCTGACGGAGCTACACATGGCCTCCTCGCGCCAATCCCGGGACGTGGCGACGCCTCCGGGCCTTCGAGACTCGATTCTCGCGCGGTACGACGTGGAGCCGTCCGAATTCGAGGCCACCCTGCGGCACTACACCCGTCGCCCGGATCGCTTCGAGGCGATGTACCAGACCGTGATCGATACCCTCCAGGCCCTGCGGCGCCCGGACCGACGCAGGCCTGATTCGCGAAGCATCCCGGACTCTCTTAAGGACCGTTCCCGAAAGGCCTCCGACGCTCCGTAG
- a CDS encoding RecQ family ATP-dependent DNA helicase: MADLTSHSVEEARRAMQRGWGHESFRPGQRAVLEPLLEGRNVLGVMPTGGGKSLCYQLPAVLGDGFVLVVSPLIALMQDQVGALQAQGIAATFINSTLPGYEVEQRWTNAEHGQYDLVYMAPERFATEVFQARAERLDVSLMAVDEAHCASEWGHHFRPDYLQIPDARAQLGTPPTVALTATATPAVRQDILDLLELPDAVEVVRGFDRPNITWSVFRTDKKWERLRAVVDAVPGTGIVYVPTRRDAARWRKRLDAHGVSVAAYHGGLDAEAREHRQQAWVDDDLRVMVATNAFGMGIDKPDVRFVVHMAPPSSLESYYQEAGRAGRDGKRAHAVLLYQPTDADTQAALIESSHPTAEEVRAVYDAVCSVGQIPVGSEPDGPLAVRLDAVLKTTGFSRTKVRTAVDLIDRQGAWTVLPRRKHFGLLRFSASAREVREYADTAGNRALAAFVRTLLRAVHADAFRGWWPLDLRAVGRRADLSRDRLRAGLRYLEEQGVLRWKPPGAALQVELAHPRASKLPVDDQAVQSARRRAETRLQYMLRYTRSVACRRWALLTYFGEEADEQCDACDVCLGRHQPAAITPDDEPVLRRILEQVAASTPREEWFDDPPVPPRRIDELVEWLVEEDYLAVGDPLDGSVRLTERAENWL; the protein is encoded by the coding sequence ATGGCCGACCTGACGTCGCATTCGGTTGAGGAGGCGCGCCGTGCGATGCAGCGCGGGTGGGGGCACGAGTCGTTCCGGCCCGGCCAGAGGGCGGTGCTGGAGCCGCTCCTGGAAGGCCGCAACGTACTGGGCGTGATGCCGACGGGGGGCGGGAAGTCGCTGTGCTACCAGCTCCCCGCCGTGCTTGGCGATGGGTTCGTACTGGTCGTCTCGCCGCTCATCGCGCTGATGCAGGACCAGGTGGGGGCGCTTCAGGCCCAGGGCATCGCCGCCACGTTCATCAACAGCACCCTGCCCGGCTACGAGGTGGAGCAGCGCTGGACGAATGCGGAGCACGGGCAGTACGATCTTGTCTACATGGCCCCCGAGCGCTTCGCGACGGAGGTTTTTCAGGCCCGGGCGGAGCGCCTGGACGTGTCGCTGATGGCGGTTGACGAGGCCCACTGCGCGAGCGAATGGGGCCATCACTTCCGGCCCGACTATCTCCAGATCCCCGACGCCCGGGCGCAACTGGGAACGCCCCCCACCGTGGCCCTCACCGCCACGGCCACCCCGGCGGTGCGTCAAGACATTCTCGATCTGTTGGAGCTGCCGGACGCCGTCGAGGTGGTGCGGGGGTTTGACCGCCCCAACATCACGTGGTCCGTCTTCCGCACCGACAAGAAGTGGGAGCGCCTCCGTGCGGTCGTCGACGCGGTGCCGGGGACGGGCATCGTCTACGTCCCCACGCGCCGGGACGCGGCCCGGTGGCGAAAGCGGCTCGACGCGCACGGCGTTTCCGTGGCGGCGTACCACGGCGGCCTGGATGCTGAGGCCCGCGAGCACCGCCAGCAGGCCTGGGTCGACGACGACCTGCGGGTCATGGTGGCGACCAACGCCTTTGGGATGGGCATCGACAAGCCCGACGTGCGCTTCGTGGTGCACATGGCCCCCCCATCGTCGCTGGAGAGCTACTACCAGGAGGCGGGCCGGGCCGGGCGTGACGGAAAGCGGGCCCACGCGGTGCTCTTGTACCAGCCCACCGACGCCGACACGCAGGCGGCCCTGATCGAATCCTCACACCCTACGGCCGAAGAGGTGCGGGCGGTCTACGACGCGGTCTGCAGCGTGGGACAGATCCCGGTGGGGAGCGAGCCGGACGGGCCGCTCGCCGTCCGTCTCGACGCTGTCCTGAAAACGACCGGCTTTTCGCGGACGAAGGTGCGAACCGCCGTCGACCTGATCGACCGGCAGGGGGCGTGGACGGTTCTGCCGCGCCGCAAGCATTTCGGCCTCCTGCGGTTCTCGGCGTCGGCCCGAGAGGTTCGCGAATACGCCGACACGGCAGGCAACCGGGCGCTGGCCGCGTTTGTGCGGACCCTATTGCGGGCCGTCCACGCCGACGCGTTTCGGGGGTGGTGGCCCCTCGACCTGCGGGCCGTCGGGCGCCGGGCAGACCTGTCCCGAGACCGCCTCCGTGCCGGGCTGCGCTACCTGGAGGAGCAGGGGGTGCTCCGTTGGAAACCGCCGGGGGCGGCCCTTCAGGTGGAGCTCGCCCACCCCCGCGCCTCGAAATTGCCCGTGGACGACCAGGCCGTCCAGAGTGCCCGGCGGCGGGCCGAAACGCGGCTCCAATACATGCTCCGGTACACGCGGTCGGTAGCGTGTCGGCGGTGGGCCCTGCTCACCTACTTCGGGGAGGAGGCCGACGAGCAGTGTGACGCGTGCGACGTGTGTCTCGGCCGGCATCAGCCCGCGGCCATTACCCCCGATGACGAGCCGGTCCTTCGCCGCATCCTGGAGCAGGTGGCCGCGTCGACCCCGCGCGAGGAGTGGTTCGACGACCCGCCGGTGCCGCCCCGGCGCATCGACGAGCTCGTGGAGTGGCTCGTCGAGGAGGACTACCTGGCCGTGGGGGATCCCCTTGACGGATCGGTGCGCCTCACGGAGCGGGCAGAAAACTGGCTCTGA
- a CDS encoding glycosyltransferase family 2 protein, giving the protein MSAPPVSIIIVTWNAKELVQTCLPSVVATDYPNFEIILADNASTDGTAAWVAREHPEVKIVRHPGNWLFCRGNNAALPHASGRFVVLLNNDVEVPPGWLHPLVEAAAGRPDVAAVQPKLLQYDDRGRFEYAGGAGGFLDRAGYPFTRGRLFETMERDRGQYDDPRDVFWATGAALLLRRSALDEVGPLDERFEMHMEEIDLCWRLWRHGYRVRVAPESTVYHIGGASLPQSSPRKTYYNYRNSLLMLYKNLPPSSWRQTLPLRLACDVAALGRVLAQGRGREATAILRAYRDAFRMRRHCHDTRPAPADPVVVPFYRGLVPVDYFLRGRRTFADLPRSRFVLPDDRP; this is encoded by the coding sequence ATGTCCGCCCCGCCGGTGTCCATCATCATCGTCACCTGGAACGCGAAGGAGCTGGTGCAGACGTGTCTCCCCTCCGTGGTGGCCACCGACTACCCGAACTTCGAGATTATCCTGGCCGACAATGCCTCCACGGACGGCACCGCGGCCTGGGTCGCCCGCGAACATCCGGAGGTGAAAATCGTCCGCCACCCCGGCAACTGGCTCTTCTGCCGCGGCAACAACGCCGCCCTGCCCCACGCCTCCGGCCGGTTTGTGGTGCTGCTGAACAATGACGTCGAGGTCCCCCCCGGCTGGCTGCACCCGCTCGTGGAAGCGGCCGCCGGGCGGCCCGATGTCGCCGCCGTGCAGCCCAAGCTGCTTCAGTACGACGACCGCGGCCGGTTCGAGTACGCCGGCGGCGCCGGCGGCTTCCTGGACCGCGCGGGCTACCCCTTCACCCGGGGGCGCCTCTTCGAGACCATGGAACGCGACCGGGGGCAGTACGACGATCCGCGCGACGTCTTCTGGGCCACCGGGGCGGCCCTCCTCCTCCGGCGCTCGGCCCTGGACGAGGTTGGCCCCCTCGACGAGCGGTTCGAGATGCACATGGAGGAGATCGACCTCTGCTGGCGGCTCTGGCGCCACGGCTACCGGGTCCGCGTGGCCCCGGAGAGCACGGTGTACCACATCGGGGGCGCGTCGCTTCCGCAGTCGTCCCCCCGGAAGACCTACTACAACTACCGAAACAGCCTGCTCATGCTCTACAAGAACCTCCCGCCGTCGTCCTGGCGCCAGACCCTGCCGCTCCGGCTGGCCTGTGACGTAGCGGCCCTCGGGCGCGTGCTCGCACAGGGACGAGGGCGGGAGGCCACGGCCATCCTCCGGGCCTACCGGGACGCCTTCCGCATGCGCCGGCACTGCCACGACACGCGGCCCGCCCCCGCCGACCCGGTGGTGGTGCCGTTCTACCGCGGCCTCGTGCCCGTCGACTATTTTCTCCGCGGCCGCCGCACCTTCGCTGACCTCCCGCGGTCACGCTTCGTCCTCCCGGACGACCGCCCCTGA
- a CDS encoding DMT family transporter — protein sequence MSDWPRRIYVVLSLGVLSFAFAPILVRWAGDVPGLAIAVWRTVTAAAVLIPVAAARTAPELRRLTRRDVMLTGAAGVFLGLHFIAWIESLYHTTVASASVLVTTSPVILAALGYLVLGERLRRGTVLAIGVAVGGAGLIGWADAGTVALGQGALLGNALALSGALLVSVYLLIGRVVRQKVSWLAYVTPLYAVAALTALAAAVLRGVPLTGYSWSFYAVCVGLALGPQVLGHGSFNYALQRVPAALVGMLALLEPVGASLLAYGLFGEVPPPASIVGMVVVLAAVAAVVWRREARPEGAADPAPSGAVVREDEA from the coding sequence ATGTCCGATTGGCCCCGCCGGATCTACGTCGTCCTGAGCCTCGGCGTCCTCAGCTTCGCCTTTGCGCCCATTCTGGTGCGCTGGGCGGGGGACGTGCCGGGCCTCGCGATTGCGGTGTGGCGGACCGTGACGGCGGCGGCCGTGCTGATTCCGGTCGCGGCGGCCCGCACCGCACCGGAGCTCCGGCGGTTGACGCGTCGAGACGTCATGCTGACGGGCGCGGCCGGCGTCTTTCTGGGGCTGCACTTCATTGCGTGGATTGAGTCGCTGTACCACACGACGGTGGCCAGCGCGTCGGTGCTGGTGACGACGAGCCCGGTCATCCTGGCCGCCCTGGGCTACCTGGTTCTGGGGGAGCGACTGCGCCGCGGAACCGTCCTTGCCATTGGGGTTGCGGTCGGAGGGGCGGGGCTGATCGGGTGGGCCGACGCGGGGACGGTGGCCCTGGGCCAGGGGGCGCTCCTGGGGAACGCGCTGGCGTTGAGCGGGGCGCTTCTGGTGAGCGTGTACCTGCTCATTGGGCGGGTCGTCCGGCAGAAGGTGTCCTGGCTGGCGTACGTGACGCCCCTCTACGCGGTGGCGGCGCTGACGGCCCTGGCGGCCGCCGTCCTGCGGGGCGTTCCGCTAACGGGCTACTCCTGGTCCTTCTACGCGGTTTGTGTCGGGCTTGCCCTGGGGCCGCAGGTGCTGGGGCACGGGTCCTTCAATTACGCCCTTCAGCGCGTGCCGGCCGCCCTCGTGGGCATGCTGGCGCTCCTGGAGCCGGTGGGGGCGTCGCTCCTCGCGTACGGCCTGTTCGGAGAGGTGCCGCCGCCCGCCTCCATCGTGGGGATGGTGGTGGTCCTGGCCGCGGTGGCGGCCGTCGTCTGGCGGCGCGAGGCGCGGCCCGAGGGGGCCGCCGACCCGGCCCCCTCAGGGGCGGTCGTCCGGGAGGACGAAGCGTGA
- a CDS encoding DUF4293 domain-containing protein: MIQRIQTVYLLLGALALAATGLFEVPWSDPAAQRYAWFVPSVAGLVVGTAATALGAIFLYERRKTQRTVVYGLQVLTLVLAGVMYGGLYATGTLTFTDPTGILWGRTIALLLPIVAYVLFRLARRGIESDIELVESMDRIR; this comes from the coding sequence ATGATCCAACGCATCCAAACCGTCTACCTGCTCCTCGGTGCCCTGGCACTGGCGGCCACGGGTCTCTTCGAGGTCCCCTGGAGCGACCCCGCCGCGCAGCGGTACGCCTGGTTCGTCCCGTCGGTCGCCGGGCTCGTCGTGGGGACCGCCGCCACCGCACTCGGCGCCATTTTTCTCTACGAGCGGCGCAAGACGCAGCGAACGGTCGTGTACGGGCTTCAGGTGCTCACCCTCGTGCTCGCGGGGGTGATGTATGGCGGGCTGTATGCGACCGGCACCCTCACCTTCACCGATCCGACGGGCATTTTGTGGGGCCGCACGATCGCGCTGCTGCTCCCCATCGTTGCATACGTCCTGTTTCGGCTGGCGCGCCGGGGCATCGAAAGCGACATTGAGCTCGTGGAGTCGATGGACCGGATCCGGTAG